A genomic region of Dactylococcopsis salina PCC 8305 contains the following coding sequences:
- a CDS encoding response regulator transcription factor: MQDKNRDQKPRQLLLVDDDPNLILLIQDYLEFQGYEVKSADNGQEVLDILEKYIPDLIICDIMMPDIDGYEMVERIREDSRISWIPVIFLSAKGQTTDRVKGLTKGADVYLVKPFEPEELVAQVESSLKQVNRFQERYESNVDLEEGAKIHVPNNVTLTRTETKVVQFVSEGLANREIAEKLNVSQRTVESHVSNMLNKTRLHNRTELARWAIQNHLVH; this comes from the coding sequence ATGCAAGACAAAAACAGGGATCAAAAACCAAGGCAATTACTGTTAGTTGATGACGATCCGAATTTAATCCTATTAATCCAAGACTATCTGGAGTTTCAGGGGTATGAAGTCAAAAGTGCGGATAATGGTCAAGAAGTGCTGGACATCCTAGAAAAATATATTCCTGATCTGATTATCTGTGACATTATGATGCCAGATATAGATGGTTATGAGATGGTAGAACGAATCAGAGAGGATAGTCGCATCAGTTGGATTCCTGTGATCTTTTTATCTGCAAAAGGACAAACCACCGATCGCGTTAAGGGATTAACCAAAGGTGCGGATGTGTATTTAGTGAAGCCATTTGAACCAGAAGAATTAGTGGCGCAAGTGGAGTCTTCTCTGAAACAAGTTAACCGTTTTCAAGAAAGATATGAAAGCAACGTTGACTTAGAAGAAGGGGCAAAAATTCACGTTCCTAATAATGTTACTCTCACTCGTACAGAAACAAAAGTGGTGCAATTTGTGTCGGAAGGATTAGCGAATCGAGAAATTGCGGAAAAACTCAACGTCAGTCAGCGTACCGTTGAATCTCATGTTTCCAATATGTTGAATAAAACGCGCCTTCATAATCGCACAGAATTGGCACGATGGGCGATTCAAAATCATTTAGTCCATTAA
- a CDS encoding M16 family metallopeptidase, with translation MNRIKWLGLVILVSLFVIIGNSDLLASAAEKEPKHYTELEFSSPPEVKLPDYQTLTLNNGIKIYLIEDHEFPLVSGTAIFRTGSRLESAEKVGLASLTGTVMRSGGTQQHPPDQLNQILEQRAASIETGIGTTSGNASFDCLTKDLDTVFNLFTEVIKTPAFAEDKFALAKQQVRGNIARRNDDPGDIADREFKKLIYGENSPYARKVEYNTLSNISRQDVIDFYQSYIRPEEMLLGIVGDFDAKMMRDRIENAFGNWQVSTPKPNYDLPPVEAKNTDGIYFVEQPQVSQSYVEIGHLGGQLDNPDYPALRVLNGSLNGFGGTLYNDLRSRQGLAYSVYGVWSSRYDYLGYFIAGGQTRSSATVPFIKSIAEEIKKVQENPLSDSQLQYAKSSILNSFIFNFQQPSQTLSRLMRYDYYDYPSDFIFEFQKGVKQTTKEDVQRVANTYLKPEKMVKLVVGNRDEINPDLSTLDEPITTVDISM, from the coding sequence GTGCCGCCGAAAAAGAGCCAAAACACTATACAGAATTGGAGTTTTCTTCTCCTCCTGAAGTGAAACTTCCCGACTATCAAACCTTGACTTTAAACAATGGAATTAAAATTTATTTGATTGAAGATCATGAGTTTCCTTTAGTGAGTGGAACAGCAATTTTTCGCACGGGATCGCGATTAGAATCAGCAGAAAAAGTGGGATTAGCGTCTTTAACGGGAACGGTGATGCGAAGTGGGGGAACTCAACAACATCCCCCTGATCAATTAAATCAGATTTTAGAACAACGCGCCGCCTCGATCGAAACGGGAATTGGAACAACGTCAGGAAACGCAAGTTTTGATTGTTTAACTAAAGATTTGGACACCGTTTTTAATTTATTTACAGAAGTGATTAAAACCCCTGCTTTTGCGGAAGATAAATTTGCTTTAGCCAAACAACAAGTTAGAGGAAATATTGCTCGTAGAAATGATGATCCTGGAGATATTGCTGATCGAGAATTTAAGAAGTTAATCTATGGTGAAAATAGCCCTTATGCGCGGAAAGTGGAATATAACACCTTAAGCAATATCTCTCGTCAGGATGTAATTGATTTTTATCAAAGCTATATTCGTCCCGAAGAAATGTTATTAGGAATTGTGGGAGATTTTGATGCAAAAATGATGCGCGATCGCATCGAAAACGCCTTTGGTAATTGGCAAGTTTCCACACCAAAACCCAACTATGATCTCCCTCCTGTAGAAGCAAAAAACACCGATGGCATTTACTTTGTTGAACAGCCACAGGTGAGCCAATCTTACGTCGAAATTGGACATCTTGGCGGTCAATTAGACAATCCCGATTATCCTGCTTTAAGAGTTTTAAATGGGTCATTAAACGGCTTTGGTGGTACACTCTATAATGATCTGCGATCGAGACAAGGACTCGCTTATTCTGTGTATGGAGTCTGGAGTTCTCGCTACGACTATCTAGGTTATTTTATTGCGGGTGGACAAACTCGATCGAGCGCCACCGTTCCCTTTATTAAATCAATTGCGGAAGAAATCAAAAAAGTCCAAGAAAATCCCCTTTCTGACAGTCAACTCCAATACGCAAAATCATCAATTCTCAACTCATTTATTTTCAACTTTCAACAACCCTCACAAACCCTCTCTCGTCTCATGCGTTACGACTATTACGATTATCCCTCCGACTTTATATTTGAATTTCAAAAAGGAGTCAAACAAACCACAAAAGAAGATGTGCAACGAGTCGCCAACACTTATTTAAAACCAGAAAAAATGGTTAAACTGGTAGTCGGTAATCGTGATGAAATCAACCCTGATCTCAGCACATTAGACGAACCAATAACCACCGTTGATATTTCCATGTAG
- a CDS encoding O-antigen ligase family protein: protein MSDWSEAKEKLWRWGQGMFLIFPLLPTWGSLGLFLIACVTLKQHGKAVLKRPLTWGLIGLTCWLLLTTFTAEYQQEAGLGLANFIPFFIVFLGISLLIETPHQLRRLAELGVITAIPVAILGLGQVIGNWTTPESLQPLLGWILAANGNPSGRLASVFMYANIAAAYLLVTFTFACGLWVEAYRQRREKLWRWFSLNVIVLIIALALILTSSRNAWGIAFLVGISFIIYLKWRWLLTLIGIMISAILGAAFAPSPFNLWLRQIVPRYFWARINDQMYTDRAVETLRSTQWEFTWNLIQENPFFGWGLRNFTPLYQEKMEIWLGHPHNLFLMLAAEIGILGMILLLILVGSAIVRASLILSIWSALTPTPKGKQWQQDQLIFLTLIIAFCALTLFNFLDVTLFDLRINLLAWLLLAAINGVGHYYRQLKLGLKLMD from the coding sequence ATGAGTGATTGGTCAGAAGCGAAGGAAAAATTATGGCGGTGGGGACAAGGGATGTTTCTGATTTTTCCTTTACTTCCCACTTGGGGATCATTGGGGTTATTTTTGATCGCCTGTGTTACCCTCAAACAACATGGAAAAGCAGTGTTAAAACGTCCTTTAACTTGGGGATTAATCGGCTTAACCTGCTGGTTATTGCTAACAACATTTACCGCAGAATATCAGCAAGAAGCAGGATTAGGACTCGCTAATTTTATTCCCTTTTTTATTGTCTTCTTAGGAATTAGTTTACTAATTGAAACCCCGCATCAGTTACGACGATTAGCAGAATTAGGAGTCATTACTGCAATTCCTGTGGCAATTTTAGGACTCGGACAAGTAATTGGAAATTGGACAACTCCCGAAAGTTTACAACCGTTATTGGGTTGGATTTTAGCAGCAAATGGCAACCCATCGGGACGATTAGCTTCGGTTTTTATGTATGCCAATATTGCGGCTGCTTATCTGTTAGTTACCTTTACTTTCGCTTGCGGTTTGTGGGTGGAAGCCTATCGTCAACGTCGAGAAAAATTGTGGCGCTGGTTCAGTTTAAATGTCATTGTTTTAATCATCGCGTTGGCTTTGATTTTAACCAGTTCTCGCAATGCTTGGGGAATCGCTTTCTTAGTTGGTATTAGTTTTATTATTTATCTAAAATGGCGTTGGTTACTGACTTTAATCGGAATAATGATTAGTGCGATTCTTGGCGCAGCGTTCGCACCTTCTCCTTTTAATTTATGGTTACGCCAAATTGTACCGCGCTATTTTTGGGCGCGAATTAATGATCAAATGTACACCGATCGAGCAGTAGAAACCCTCCGTAGTACGCAATGGGAATTTACCTGGAATTTAATCCAAGAAAACCCTTTTTTCGGTTGGGGATTACGCAATTTTACGCCTCTTTATCAAGAAAAAATGGAAATCTGGTTAGGACATCCTCATAATTTATTCTTAATGTTAGCTGCAGAAATTGGCATTTTAGGAATGATTTTACTATTAATTTTAGTAGGGAGCGCGATCGTCCGTGCGAGTTTAATATTAAGCATTTGGTCTGCTCTTACTCCCACTCCCAAAGGGAAACAATGGCAACAAGATCAACTCATTTTTTTAACCCTTATCATTGCTTTTTGCGCGCTTACGCTTTTCAACTTCCTCGATGTCACCTTATTTGATTTAAGAATCAACCTTTTAGCTTGGTTATTGTTAGCCGCAATTAATGGGGTCGGTCATTATTACCGTCAATTAAAACTGGGACTAAAATTAATGGACTAA
- a CDS encoding YaaW family protein produces the protein MDELRTALELATEEELQQITEILFCRRFNPLDYFGTPEPTEIQSKEHDSWLDALEHRFRFLAADGFTVLRKRSQQLSYRQILIRVSNYLKLSYSNQLSTTDLEAEIFLHLMSRAWKELPEAEKASITAKVQNSLATAKAPAPLPPQIQHNPMNFLLKSGGVVAVSSVLRPWLLQQIARQFALHFARYQVAKNALIRGGTAAAAQIQGQLALRSAQHGMALSAARYGAVRTVFSFLGPILWGCLVADLGWKTIATNYGRIIPIVFTLAQIRLLREEDANWELA, from the coding sequence ATGGACGAACTAAGAACCGCTCTCGAATTAGCCACAGAAGAAGAACTACAACAAATTACTGAAATTTTATTTTGTCGCCGTTTTAATCCCCTCGATTATTTTGGCACACCAGAACCTACAGAAATTCAAAGTAAAGAACATGATTCTTGGCTAGACGCATTAGAACATCGTTTTCGCTTTCTCGCCGCCGATGGCTTTACCGTTTTAAGAAAGCGTAGCCAACAACTTAGTTATCGTCAAATTTTAATACGAGTTTCTAACTATTTAAAACTTTCCTATTCTAATCAACTTTCTACCACTGATCTCGAAGCCGAAATCTTCCTACATTTGATGAGTCGCGCTTGGAAAGAACTTCCAGAAGCAGAAAAAGCCTCAATTACCGCCAAAGTCCAAAACTCTCTCGCCACCGCAAAAGCACCCGCACCGCTTCCGCCGCAAATTCAACATAACCCTATGAATTTCTTGCTAAAAAGCGGGGGAGTAGTCGCCGTTAGTTCCGTTTTACGTCCTTGGTTACTCCAACAAATCGCCCGTCAGTTTGCGCTACACTTTGCACGGTATCAAGTAGCAAAAAACGCTCTCATTCGTGGCGGAACCGCCGCCGCCGCGCAAATTCAAGGTCAATTGGCACTCCGTAGCGCCCAACACGGGATGGCTTTGAGTGCCGCTCGTTATGGAGCAGTGCGAACCGTCTTTTCTTTTCTCGGACCGATTTTATGGGGCTGTTTAGTGGCTGATCTCGGCTGGAAAACGATCGCGACGAATTATGGGCGCATTATCCCCATCGTGTTCACATTGGCTCAAATTCGCCTTCTCCGTGAAGAAGACGCTAACTGGGAATTAGCATGA
- a CDS encoding (2Fe-2S) ferredoxin domain-containing protein: MNQEAITNLEKLGLQKIQRHIFLCADQTKPKCCSHEEGLESWNYLKRRLKELGLDQPSADPPCFVFRTKANCLRVCEGGPILLIYPEGVWYQKVTPIAIERIIQEHLLNNQIVTDYLLLRHDLPHSELNITSQNDDS; this comes from the coding sequence ATGAACCAAGAAGCAATAACAAACCTTGAAAAACTAGGATTACAGAAAATTCAACGACACATTTTTTTGTGTGCGGATCAGACGAAACCCAAATGTTGTTCCCATGAGGAAGGGTTAGAGTCTTGGAATTATTTGAAACGGCGACTGAAAGAGCTAGGATTAGATCAACCCAGTGCTGATCCGCCTTGTTTTGTGTTTCGGACGAAGGCGAATTGTTTGCGAGTTTGTGAGGGTGGACCGATTTTGTTGATTTATCCCGAAGGGGTGTGGTATCAGAAGGTAACACCGATCGCGATCGAGCGAATTATTCAAGAACATTTACTCAACAATCAAATCGTGACGGACTATCTGTTGTTACGCCATGACCTTCCTCACTCTGAGCTAAACATTACATCACAAAATGATGATTCTTGA